The Candidatus Polarisedimenticolia bacterium genome has a window encoding:
- a CDS encoding DUF4388 domain-containing protein: MSTPFIPATLVEIIRDIFLAESSGVLTLSRPEVRKRIHFDRGMIFFADSSLEDEGLIDFLLHDRALNAQDIPQLEGVRGDDWTLARRLFESGKVPLEKLQQGMRSQIQQVMVSTFRWESGESSFLETPPGSGEVFSTDVVLTFEYLMRGIRSMAGFAPLREALHRLDRKVKLSDNLYLPLEKLALHPVQGFALSRVDGTVRIGEIAALIPPSEEDTAMRFLFCLLVLGIIETVPPLGAGPVAVRSLLSGDREQTERLDREAAVIKEMGRILQAGESWTVLGVDATADVETIRKAYDTRKDAFRSDRFLKKTRDAYRDELMLIEGKLLEAYLAMTQSHMRSARQSGASTGSVTTLDMETLSKRKELSKTQTQEMLEEQARRSEFFYVKAREFFKAKDFYNAIQYCEQALKAYDADARYHSLLGQALLRNPDYRWQKRAEQSLLKAAEIDPWNAEHFVHLGTFYRSHNLLRKAKKSFEKAVEVAPSHSEALKALSEMKNVES, translated from the coding sequence GTGAGCACTCCTTTCATTCCTGCCACGCTGGTCGAGATCATCCGCGACATCTTCCTTGCCGAGAGCAGCGGCGTGCTGACCCTTTCCCGGCCGGAGGTCCGCAAACGGATCCACTTCGATCGCGGGATGATCTTCTTCGCCGACTCGAGCCTCGAGGATGAGGGGCTCATCGATTTCCTGCTGCATGATCGGGCCCTGAACGCCCAGGACATCCCGCAGCTCGAGGGGGTCCGAGGCGACGACTGGACTCTGGCGCGCCGGCTGTTCGAGTCGGGAAAGGTCCCCCTCGAGAAGCTGCAGCAGGGGATGCGCTCGCAGATCCAGCAGGTGATGGTCTCCACCTTCCGCTGGGAATCGGGCGAGTCCTCCTTCCTGGAGACGCCCCCGGGGTCGGGGGAGGTCTTCTCGACCGACGTGGTGCTCACCTTCGAGTACCTGATGCGCGGCATCCGCTCGATGGCGGGATTCGCGCCGCTGCGGGAGGCGTTGCACCGCCTCGATCGCAAGGTCAAGCTGAGCGATAACCTCTACCTGCCGCTGGAGAAGCTGGCGCTGCATCCGGTGCAGGGCTTCGCGCTGTCGCGGGTCGACGGCACGGTCCGGATCGGCGAGATAGCCGCCCTGATCCCTCCTTCCGAGGAGGATACCGCGATGCGCTTCCTTTTCTGCCTGCTGGTGCTCGGCATCATCGAGACCGTCCCACCCCTGGGGGCCGGGCCGGTGGCGGTGCGCAGCCTGCTCTCGGGCGATCGCGAGCAGACGGAGCGCCTCGATCGGGAGGCGGCCGTGATCAAGGAGATGGGGCGCATCCTCCAGGCGGGAGAGTCCTGGACGGTGCTGGGGGTGGACGCCACCGCCGACGTCGAGACGATTCGCAAGGCCTACGACACGAGGAAGGACGCTTTCCGGAGCGATCGGTTCCTCAAGAAGACGCGCGATGCCTACCGCGACGAGCTGATGCTCATCGAGGGGAAGCTGCTGGAAGCCTACCTAGCCATGACCCAGAGCCACATGCGCTCGGCCCGGCAATCCGGCGCTTCCACCGGGTCGGTGACGACGCTCGACATGGAGACGCTCAGCAAGCGCAAGGAGCTGAGCAAGACCCAGACGCAGGAAATGCTCGAAGAGCAGGCGAGGCGCTCGGAGTTCTTCTATGTCAAGGCCCGGGAGTTCTTCAAGGCCAAGGACTTCTACAATGCCATCCAGTACTGCGAGCAGGCGCTCAAGGCCTACGACGCCGACGCCCGCTACCATTCGCTGCTGGGCCAGGCGCTGCTGCGCAACCCCGATTACCGATGGCAGAAAAGGGCCGAGCAAAGCCTGCTGAAGGCGGCCGAGATCGACCCCTGGAACGCCGAACACTTCGTCCACTTGGGGACCTTCTACCGCTCCCACAACTTGCTTCGCAAAGCCAAGAAGAGCTTCGAGAAAGCAGTCGAGGTAGCCCCCTCCCACAGCGAGGCGCTCAAGGCACTCTCGGAGATGAAAAACGTAGAGTCCTGA
- a CDS encoding response regulator: MTTQATILVVDDDPRNLRLMESILKSSGYPVLSAHDGEEALGTLSRERVDAVLLDVMMPGMSGFEVCGRIRGRYETRLLPVIMVTALNSLEEKVQALEIGADDFLSKPVNRVELLAKLRTILRAKALHDEVEQTRLQLEEKNRELLKLEQMREKLTQMVVHDLKNPLTGIVGNLQLLEIQGPGMPAESFRQILTRTQESARQLMGLILTLLDVARMEEDQLTLKRRRLRPEDLIRSCLRQGEGLARKAGVELIAALPDSLPEVEADPDLAARVLGNLLSNALKHTPTGGKVEVGAAAEGEGARFWVRDTGEGIPLQLLPRVFDKFVVGEPSPNEAGMARGTGLGLTFCKLAVEAHGGRIWVESQPGAGSNFFFTLPGSSAPGEPAPTEAAR; this comes from the coding sequence ATGACGACCCAGGCGACGATCCTGGTGGTGGACGACGACCCGAGGAACCTCAGGCTGATGGAGTCGATCCTGAAGTCCTCCGGCTATCCGGTCCTGAGCGCGCACGACGGCGAGGAGGCCCTCGGGACCCTGTCTCGCGAGCGGGTCGACGCCGTGCTGCTGGACGTGATGATGCCGGGGATGAGCGGCTTCGAGGTCTGCGGCCGGATTCGCGGGCGCTACGAGACGCGATTGCTGCCGGTCATCATGGTGACGGCGCTCAACTCCCTGGAGGAGAAGGTGCAGGCGCTGGAGATCGGCGCCGATGACTTCCTGTCGAAGCCGGTCAACCGGGTGGAGCTGCTCGCCAAGCTGCGCACCATCCTGCGCGCCAAAGCGCTGCACGACGAGGTCGAGCAGACCCGCCTCCAGCTCGAGGAAAAGAACCGCGAGCTGCTGAAACTGGAGCAGATGCGCGAGAAGCTGACCCAGATGGTGGTCCACGACTTGAAGAACCCGTTGACCGGCATCGTGGGAAACCTGCAGCTGCTGGAGATCCAGGGGCCGGGGATGCCCGCCGAGTCGTTCCGGCAGATCCTGACCCGCACGCAGGAGAGCGCGCGCCAGCTGATGGGGCTGATCCTGACACTGCTCGACGTGGCCCGCATGGAGGAGGACCAGCTCACCCTGAAGCGGCGCCGCCTGCGCCCGGAGGATCTGATCCGTTCCTGCCTGCGCCAGGGAGAAGGGCTGGCGCGCAAGGCGGGAGTCGAGCTGATCGCGGCCCTGCCGGACTCCCTTCCCGAGGTGGAGGCCGACCCCGACCTCGCCGCCCGCGTCCTGGGAAACCTGCTTTCCAACGCTCTCAAGCACACGCCGACGGGTGGCAAGGTGGAAGTCGGCGCGGCCGCAGAAGGGGAGGGGGCGCGCTTCTGGGTGCGCGACACCGGCGAGGGAATCCCTCTGCAGCTGCTGCCGCGGGTGTTCGACAAGTTCGTCGTCGGGGAGCCGTCCCCCAATGAGGCCGGCATGGCGCGCGGCACCGGGCTGGGTCTGACCTTCTGCAAGCTGGCGGTGGAAGCCCACGGCGGCAGGATCTGGGTGGAGAGCCAGCCAGGCGCGGGCAGCAATTTTTTCTTCACCCTGCCCGGCTCTTCCGCGCCCGGCGAACCCGCGCCGACGGAAGCGGCGCGTTGA
- a CDS encoding ATP-binding protein — translation MALASQPRRLRIYLSMVNVLGLSLAALVLFRQAPVPSIPLLVIAAMAAVAAPHTVTIGARMEMSVFHPFILTAMLVLGPGAAHLTAVVSVASMAIFPRQRWESYRLLFNLNGILITTSVTCLLFAAAGGHSGSPLLERDLPALLASTVGFYLSNTLLVAGAVGLSTGSRILTVWKEKYLWSAPSYFAGAALAMILGLMVGRFGIYSLLLCLPLSALLYYSYRLYVESLEEKQKHVDDIQRMNRDLERKVRERTDELEILNQKLKESNAELIRANNLKSEFLANMSHELRTPLNAIIGFSELLLEHGDRSLADSQREYVGDILSSGRHLLELINDILDLSKIEAGKMRLALDEFDLGQVAEEALMILKVEASRKDIRLEAELEPGARDVVADRSKLKQILTNLLSNAVKFTPPGGRVRLAAARRDGRLEMRVEDTGIGIRKEDQERIFAAFIQVDGSYARKYQGTGLGLTLVKRFVEMHGGTITVESEPGKGSTFRVTLPLSAREETSEPVVAPPTEASAEAAGSEAHLGGKSILVVEDNPANLKLAREVLASRGYRVLEAASGEEALDTLRYIHPDLILMDLQLPGMDGLTVTRRLKGDPATRHIPTVALTAHVMAGDDSRALEAGCVGYIPKPIDTMSFPQRVAEILTRYPAPQGSGKPKETA, via the coding sequence ATGGCGCTCGCCTCGCAGCCCCGACGGCTGCGCATCTACCTGTCGATGGTCAATGTTCTGGGCCTGTCGCTGGCCGCGCTGGTGCTCTTTCGCCAGGCTCCCGTCCCCTCCATCCCGCTCCTGGTCATCGCCGCCATGGCCGCGGTCGCGGCTCCCCACACCGTCACCATCGGCGCCCGCATGGAGATGAGCGTCTTCCATCCGTTCATCCTCACCGCGATGCTGGTGCTGGGGCCCGGCGCGGCCCACCTGACGGCGGTGGTCTCGGTCGCCTCGATGGCCATATTCCCCCGGCAGCGCTGGGAGAGCTACCGCCTGTTGTTCAACCTCAACGGAATTCTGATCACCACGTCGGTGACATGCCTCCTGTTCGCCGCCGCGGGCGGGCACAGCGGCAGCCCGCTGCTGGAGCGCGATCTTCCCGCGCTGCTCGCCAGTACCGTGGGCTTCTATCTTTCGAACACGCTGCTCGTCGCGGGGGCCGTCGGATTGTCCACCGGCAGCCGCATCCTGACGGTGTGGAAGGAGAAGTATCTCTGGTCGGCGCCCAGCTACTTCGCGGGGGCGGCCCTGGCAATGATCCTCGGGCTGATGGTCGGCCGCTTCGGCATATACAGCCTGCTGCTCTGTCTGCCGCTGTCGGCGCTGCTCTACTACTCCTACCGGCTCTACGTCGAGAGCCTGGAGGAGAAGCAGAAGCACGTGGACGACATCCAGCGGATGAACCGCGACCTGGAGCGCAAGGTTCGCGAGCGCACCGACGAGCTGGAGATCCTCAACCAGAAGCTCAAGGAATCGAACGCCGAGCTGATCCGGGCCAATAATCTCAAATCCGAGTTCCTGGCCAACATGTCCCACGAGCTGCGCACGCCGCTCAACGCCATCATCGGCTTCTCCGAGCTCCTGCTGGAGCACGGCGATCGCTCGCTGGCCGATTCGCAGCGCGAATACGTCGGTGACATCCTTTCCAGCGGCCGCCATCTGCTCGAGCTGATCAACGACATTCTCGACCTCTCCAAGATCGAGGCGGGCAAGATGCGCCTGGCGCTCGATGAGTTCGACCTGGGGCAGGTGGCCGAGGAGGCGCTGATGATCCTGAAGGTGGAGGCGTCGCGCAAGGACATCCGGCTGGAGGCGGAGCTTGAGCCGGGGGCGCGCGATGTCGTGGCCGACCGCTCCAAGCTGAAGCAGATCCTCACGAACCTGCTGTCCAACGCCGTGAAATTCACCCCTCCGGGAGGGCGCGTGCGGCTGGCGGCGGCGCGGCGCGACGGACGGCTGGAGATGCGCGTGGAGGACACCGGGATCGGCATCCGCAAGGAGGACCAGGAGCGCATCTTCGCCGCCTTCATCCAGGTGGATGGCTCGTATGCGCGCAAGTACCAGGGCACCGGGCTCGGGCTGACCCTGGTGAAGCGCTTCGTGGAGATGCACGGCGGGACGATCACGGTGGAGAGCGAGCCGGGGAAGGGAAGCACCTTCCGCGTCACACTTCCCCTGTCGGCGCGGGAGGAAACTTCCGAGCCGGTCGTGGCGCCCCCGACGGAGGCCAGCGCCGAAGCGGCCGGAAGCGAAGCGCACCTCGGCGGCAAGTCGATCCTGGTGGTCGAGGACAATCCAGCGAATCTGAAGCTGGCCCGAGAGGTTCTGGCGTCCCGCGGCTATCGGGTTCTGGAGGCGGCGAGCGGCGAGGAAGCCCTGGACACGCTGCGCTACATCCACCCCGATCTGATCCTGATGGACCTGCAGCTCCCCGGCATGGACGGCCTGACCGTGACGCGCCGCCTGAAAGGGGACCCCGCGACCCGCCATATCCCGACCGTGGCGCTCACCGCGCACGTGATGGCGGGGGACGATTCGCGCGCCCTGGAGGCGGGATGCGTCGGCTATATTCCCAAGCCAATCGACACGATGAGCTTTCCGCAGCGAGTCGCCGAGATCCTGACGCGCTACCCCGCGCCGCAAGGATCCGGCAAGCCCAAGGAGACCGCATGA
- a CDS encoding sigma-54 dependent transcriptional regulator, whose product MDATTNRSRILVVGGEDGTAATFAAPLTEGGHQVARVTTGREALARVEARSADLILVDCQLPDIDSLDLLVRCKQLSPGSPVFLTASSPSVETAVEALRRGAYDFLLAPVEPAELLRRVDNALHLRRLGEQRRRTAEELQHEKVRNLEMRRDLQARYGFSAILGKSPKMKQVHDLVLEITRSDSTVLIQGESGTGKGLISRIIHYNSQRCDRPFVEANCAIYSEGVLHSELFGHEKGAFTGAVKQKRGRFELANTGTIFLDEIGEISQATQIMLLRFLQERRFERVGGEETLEVDVRVIAATNKVLSESMEQGTFRSDLFYRLNVIPLFIPPLRERSEDVPLLANRFLEDCARKAAKSYQGFTDEALEALVDYSWPGNVRELENAVERSVVLAKGEWITLADLPSGVRQPLEDRGPMKLSLYENERLYILKTLAECNWNKKLTASVLGINRSSLYSKLKKYGIGAESAN is encoded by the coding sequence ATGGATGCGACGACGAATCGTTCACGAATCCTGGTGGTCGGCGGCGAGGACGGCACCGCCGCGACCTTTGCCGCCCCGCTGACGGAAGGGGGACACCAGGTCGCCCGGGTGACCACGGGACGGGAGGCGCTGGCCCGCGTCGAGGCGCGGTCGGCCGACCTGATCCTGGTCGATTGCCAGCTGCCCGACATCGACTCGCTCGATCTGCTGGTGCGGTGCAAGCAGCTCAGCCCCGGCAGCCCGGTCTTCCTCACCGCTTCCTCGCCCTCCGTCGAGACGGCCGTGGAGGCCCTGCGCCGCGGGGCCTACGACTTCCTGCTCGCCCCGGTCGAGCCGGCCGAGCTGCTGCGGCGCGTGGACAACGCCCTGCACCTGCGGCGCCTGGGGGAGCAGCGCCGGCGCACGGCGGAGGAGCTGCAGCACGAGAAGGTGCGCAACCTGGAGATGCGGCGCGATCTGCAGGCGCGCTACGGCTTCTCGGCCATCCTCGGGAAGAGCCCCAAGATGAAGCAGGTCCACGATCTCGTCCTGGAGATCACCCGATCGGATTCCACCGTGCTGATCCAGGGGGAGAGCGGCACCGGCAAGGGGCTCATCTCGCGCATCATCCACTACAACAGCCAGCGCTGCGATCGCCCCTTCGTGGAGGCGAACTGCGCCATCTACTCGGAAGGGGTGCTGCATAGCGAGCTGTTCGGGCACGAGAAAGGGGCATTCACGGGCGCCGTCAAGCAGAAGCGGGGACGCTTCGAGCTGGCGAATACCGGCACCATCTTCCTGGACGAGATCGGCGAGATCAGCCAGGCCACCCAGATCATGTTGCTGCGCTTCCTGCAGGAGCGCCGCTTCGAGCGCGTGGGCGGCGAGGAGACCCTGGAGGTCGACGTGCGGGTCATCGCGGCGACCAACAAGGTCCTGTCGGAGAGCATGGAGCAGGGGACTTTCCGCAGCGACCTGTTCTACCGCCTCAACGTCATCCCGCTGTTCATCCCGCCGCTGCGCGAGCGCTCGGAGGACGTTCCCCTTCTGGCGAACCGCTTCCTCGAGGACTGCGCCCGCAAGGCGGCCAAGAGCTACCAGGGATTCACGGACGAAGCGCTCGAGGCCCTCGTGGATTATTCCTGGCCGGGCAACGTGCGCGAGCTGGAGAACGCCGTGGAGCGCTCGGTCGTCCTGGCCAAAGGGGAGTGGATCACACTGGCCGATCTGCCCTCCGGAGTACGCCAGCCGCTGGAGGATCGCGGCCCCATGAAGCTGTCGTTGTACGAGAACGAGCGGCTCTACATCTTGAAGACGCTGGCGGAGTGCAACTGGAACAAGAAGCTCACGGCGTCGGTGCTCGGGATCAACCGGTCGAGCCTCTACAGCAAGCTGAAGAAGTACGGCATCGGCGCGGAGTCGGCCAACTGA
- a CDS encoding lytic transglycosylase domain-containing protein: MAGMGVAIAAFAAVPSQASHVVTFTGGGTLEIASYRMEGSRIIVTLEGGGELAFPAMQVSGIAKSTTPAPVPVPPAPIAPPAVAPQSPQAATEIPHISPWDPEPGVRALIRQVAASMEVDPKLLEALVETESKFDPYAVSRKGAMGLMQLMPDTARRFEVGNVFDPRQNLEGGTRYLKELLARYDDTALALAAYNAGEDAVDRYKGIPPYRETRGYVSRILRRMKP, encoded by the coding sequence ATGGCGGGGATGGGTGTGGCCATCGCGGCCTTCGCCGCCGTTCCCTCGCAGGCATCCCACGTCGTAACCTTCACCGGCGGCGGGACCCTGGAGATTGCCTCCTATCGCATGGAAGGCTCGCGCATCATCGTGACCCTCGAAGGAGGGGGCGAGCTGGCTTTCCCGGCGATGCAGGTCAGCGGCATCGCGAAATCCACAACCCCTGCGCCGGTCCCGGTCCCGCCGGCACCCATCGCGCCGCCCGCCGTCGCTCCGCAGTCTCCCCAGGCGGCGACGGAGATACCGCACATCTCCCCTTGGGATCCCGAGCCGGGAGTCCGGGCCCTGATACGTCAGGTGGCGGCGTCCATGGAGGTCGATCCGAAGTTGCTGGAGGCTCTGGTGGAGACGGAGTCGAAGTTCGATCCCTACGCCGTCTCAAGGAAGGGGGCGATGGGGCTCATGCAGCTCATGCCCGACACCGCCCGCCGCTTCGAGGTGGGAAATGTCTTCGATCCGCGGCAGAACCTCGAAGGAGGGACCCGCTACCTGAAAGAGCTGCTGGCCCGCTACGACGATACGGCCCTCGCCCTGGCCGCCTACAATGCCGGCGAGGATGCCGTCGACCGCTACAAAGGCATCCCCCCCTACCGGGAGACGCGCGGCTACGTGTCGCGCATCCTCCGGCGCATGAAGCCCTGA
- the mutL gene encoding DNA mismatch repair endonuclease MutL: MAKIRKLDPRTADQIAAGEVVERPASVVKELIENALDAGSASIRVEIARGGLEEIRVLDDGDGMESEDLELAVQRHATSKLSRIEDLGDLKTLGFRGEALPSIASVSRLLLESCPDESGRGKRVRVDGGERSPLEEVGHPRGTTVVVRDLFYNTPARRKFMKSETTEQEQILDVVSRAALAHFDRRLALASSGRTILDLPPARSRAERVRQLFGEGVAAQLVPFARHAGALSAAGFASKPELHRSAARDVRLFVCGRPVRDRGLMSAVLQAYATLLPRGRYPFVLVFLDLPPERVDFNVHPAKWEVRFADAGGMFELVRGAIRAALQNERPMVPLAGLEAPTASIPPAAGSSAAYSELVGETPAAWTFSPVPLAQDTGAEVPLPEAAARGERLRPLAQYRDSYILASDSEGLVIVDQHAAHERILYERLLREARDRQVPRQALLFPVPLDLGLERSEKLHSGKARLEELGFVLEPFGENSWLLREVPAILSDVDLPSLVADLADDLGASGTGSFEARMDRLAATAACHAAVKVNHPLTSEKMAYILDALGEAASPMTCPHGRPVVLRIRHDALEKNFLRR; the protein is encoded by the coding sequence ATGGCGAAGATCCGGAAGCTGGACCCGCGCACGGCGGATCAGATTGCCGCGGGCGAGGTGGTCGAGCGGCCGGCCTCCGTCGTCAAGGAGCTGATCGAGAATGCCCTGGATGCCGGCTCCGCTTCCATCCGGGTGGAGATCGCTCGCGGCGGATTGGAGGAGATTCGGGTCCTGGACGACGGCGACGGGATGGAGAGCGAGGATCTCGAGCTGGCGGTCCAGCGGCATGCCACCTCGAAGCTGTCGCGCATCGAGGATCTGGGCGATTTGAAGACCCTTGGGTTTCGCGGCGAGGCGCTCCCTTCGATTGCCTCGGTCTCGCGCCTGCTCCTCGAGAGCTGTCCCGACGAGTCGGGGCGGGGAAAGCGGGTGCGGGTCGATGGAGGAGAGAGGTCTCCCCTCGAGGAGGTCGGCCATCCGCGCGGCACGACGGTGGTGGTCCGCGACCTCTTCTACAACACGCCGGCACGGCGCAAGTTCATGAAATCCGAGACCACGGAGCAGGAGCAGATCCTCGACGTGGTGTCGCGCGCGGCTCTGGCCCATTTCGACCGCCGCCTGGCCCTCGCCTCCTCCGGTCGCACGATCCTCGACCTGCCACCGGCTCGCAGCCGCGCCGAGCGGGTGCGCCAGCTCTTCGGCGAGGGGGTCGCGGCGCAGCTGGTTCCCTTCGCGCGGCATGCCGGGGCGCTGTCGGCGGCGGGATTCGCCTCCAAGCCGGAGCTGCATCGCTCCGCCGCCCGCGACGTGCGCCTGTTCGTTTGCGGGCGGCCGGTGCGCGACCGCGGCCTGATGAGCGCGGTCCTGCAGGCCTATGCGACGCTGCTGCCTCGCGGCCGCTACCCCTTCGTTCTCGTTTTCCTCGATTTGCCCCCGGAGCGGGTCGACTTCAACGTGCACCCCGCCAAGTGGGAGGTCCGCTTCGCCGATGCCGGCGGCATGTTCGAGCTGGTGCGCGGGGCGATCCGCGCCGCGCTGCAGAACGAGCGCCCGATGGTCCCCCTGGCCGGCCTCGAGGCGCCCACCGCTTCCATTCCACCGGCTGCGGGTTCTTCCGCCGCTTACTCCGAATTGGTCGGCGAGACGCCGGCCGCCTGGACCTTCTCGCCCGTCCCCTTGGCGCAAGATACCGGCGCGGAAGTCCCGCTGCCCGAGGCCGCCGCTCGCGGCGAGCGCCTGCGTCCGCTGGCCCAGTACCGCGATAGCTATATCCTGGCCTCTGACTCGGAAGGCCTGGTGATCGTGGACCAGCACGCGGCCCACGAGCGCATCCTCTACGAGCGGCTGCTGCGCGAGGCACGCGATCGCCAGGTGCCGCGGCAGGCGCTGCTGTTTCCGGTGCCTCTGGATCTGGGGCTTGAGCGCAGCGAGAAGCTGCATTCAGGGAAGGCCAGGCTGGAGGAGCTCGGCTTCGTTCTGGAGCCTTTCGGCGAGAATTCCTGGCTTCTGCGGGAGGTTCCGGCGATTCTATCCGACGTCGATCTGCCCTCCCTGGTTGCCGATCTGGCGGATGACCTCGGGGCCTCCGGCACGGGCTCCTTCGAGGCCCGCATGGACCGCCTCGCCGCCACCGCCGCCTGCCACGCGGCCGTCAAGGTCAATCATCCCCTCACTTCCGAGAAGATGGCCTACATCCTGGATGCCCTCGGGGAGGCGGCCTCGCCCATGACCTGCCCCCACGGCCGCCCGGTCGTCCTGAGGATTCGCCACGACGCTTTGGAGAAGAACTTCCTCCGTCGCTGA